The genomic DNA TGTCCGTGAAAGTCTTGGGTATCCGACCGATCGCGTGCCGCGACCTTCCGGCCCGCTCAGATGATATGAAGAACACGCCGCCGAAAGCGCGGCCGATTCACGATCACACGATCTCATATCGAGCGTCGCACGCACGCTCGAACGCCGTCCCGAGACCGGCGACCCGCAACACGCCGTCTTCGCTCACGGCGACTTCGCACCGGCCCATTCAGGAACGATCGACAGATCCTCCCCGAGCAGCGGCCCCGCGACCGTCGTAGCGACCACGATCACCAGCACGATGCCGACAACATCGAGCAGGAAGCCCGCTTTGACCATGTCCCTCACGCCGACGTGCCCGGACGCAAAGACCACGGTGTTCGGCGGCGTTGCAACGGGAAGCATCAGCCCGCACGACGAGGCGAGCACCGCCGGGAGCAGCAGCACATAGGGATGCACGCCGAGCCCGACAGCCGCGGCACCCAGCACGGGCATCAACGCCGTGGCAACGGCGGTGTTGCTCGCCAGTTCCGACAACCCGACGACCGCAACAACGAGGATCGCAACGAGCACCACCGGATGCAGCCCGCCCATACCCGTGAACAACTCCCCGATCCACCCGTCGAGATTCGTCGCGGTCATCGCGCTCCCGAGCGAGAGCCCGCCTCCGAACAGCAGCAACACCCCCCAGGGCAGCTTCGACGCCGTCGCCCAGTCCATCACCATGCCGCCGGACGCGCCGGGCGGCTGTCCCGCAGGCCCGACCCTGCCGCGCGGCACGAAGAACAGCACCAGCGCCGCGCACATCGCAATCACGCCGTCACCCAGAAAGCTCAGCGCGTGGATGTCATCAAGCCGCGAGCGGAAAACCCAGAGCATCACCGCAGTGAGAAACACACCGAGCACGATCCACTCCGAGCGCACGGGCCTTCCCAGCTCTCGAAGCTCGTTCAGGATCAACTCGCGCCCCCCCGGGATCTCCTTCATGCGCACCGGAAACGCGATGTAGACGAGCACGGCCCACGCGATGGGCAGGTACACCGCCACCATCGGCACACCCACGCGCATCCAGCGCATGAAGTCGATCTCTTGTCCGTACGCCTGCTTGATGTAGCCCGCAAAGACGAGATTCGGCGGCGTTCCGATCAGCGTGCCGATCCCGCCGATCGACGCGCCGAAAGCGATCGCGAGCATCAGGCAGACCGCGAAGTTCCGGGCCTGTCGCGCGTTCTCCTCGCCGCCGCCCCGCGCATGGCTCTTGACCAGATCGACCACGGATGCCCCGATGGGAAGCATCATCACCGCCGTTGCCGTGTTGGAGACCCACATGCTCATCAGCGCCGTCGCGAGCATGAAACCCGCGATCAGCCGCTTGGGACGGGTGCCGACGAGCGCGATCGTGATC from Phycisphaeraceae bacterium includes the following:
- a CDS encoding SLC13/DASS family transporter yields the protein MSEGRGPEPEASHRTTDGGSGESHPMLQRAGLILGPILGAIVYAAMPDSLGHPPRAAAAIGVLMAIWWMTEAVALPVTSLIPAALFPLFGVVDARTACAPYANEIIFLFAGGLVLGLAMQRCGLHVRIALITIALVGTRPKRLIAGFMLATALMSMWVSNTATAVMMLPIGASVVDLVKSHARGGGEENARQARNFAVCLMLAIAFGASIGGIGTLIGTPPNLVFAGYIKQAYGQEIDFMRWMRVGVPMVAVYLPIAWAVLVYIAFPVRMKEIPGGRELILNELRELGRPVRSEWIVLGVFLTAVMLWVFRSRLDDIHALSFLGDGVIAMCAALVLFFVPRGRVGPAGQPPGASGGMVMDWATASKLPWGVLLLFGGGLSLGSAMTATNLDGWIGELFTGMGGLHPVVLVAILVVAVVGLSELASNTAVATALMPVLGAAAVGLGVHPYVLLLPAVLASSCGLMLPVATPPNTVVFASGHVGVRDMVKAGFLLDVVGIVLVIVVATTVAGPLLGEDLSIVPEWAGAKSP